In the genome of Marinomonas algicola, the window AAGCATTTGCCGCGTCAATAACATTGTCTGCCGCATAATTCATAGATGAAGTGCTATCCTTTACTGAACGATTGAATGGTTTTTTGATGTCTTCAGACGATGTCGATTCGGTTTTTATTTCATGGTTTTCTTCATTCATAGGACAGTCAACGTTTAGATCGGCATTGTCAAAATTGTTTGTGCGGTGAGCAACACTGTCATCATTGGAGCGGCCTAATTTGGATTCAGCATACCCCGACTCATAACCCTCTTCGATATCATCAAGAATCGTTTTACGGCCTGCGTAGGCTTTACTGGCTTCTACAGGTTTTTCACTAAAACGTCTAGAAGAGAAAGATTCCGTAACTTTCGCCTTTTGCGGCTCTGATTCTGTCGTAAACTCTCTGGATTTCGCATTCCAATTCACTCTAAATAGTGTATTTACATCACACAACATAGACTGAGGAATCTCATATTTCTTCAAGAAGTTCTGGTGTATAACTGACTCAGCATGGCGTAACGCCATCTTAGACTCACTTGAATTAGAGGAAGTCGCTAAGTTTAATAGTTTTACAACCTTGCTAATGGCTTTCTTTTTTCTACGTATGCTCACCATAATTGCCTTCCGTATTTAGCCTATTCTTTTATAATTAATAGCATGGTCATTCATATTGATTGTTACCCTTGAAAACGAACAACCTGCTGTAGAAACCAATGTGTAGCAAAAGACTTGCCAACTAATGTAAATACACCAAAACGAACTTGCCATCAATTCGGTCAAAAAAACACCAAGATAATAACAAATAGTATTTTCTGCTGACAACATAGAGACCAGTAATATGCATTTTTTATAGCATACCCCGCCTTATTCAATGCAATGACAAGCTCAAGCATTTATAATCCAGTAAATTATAAGCGTTACTGTATTCTAGACCTTATTCAGTTTTATGGAGACCTCATGCTTAACGTACAATGCTTGATTGATGCTCGGGCAAAACTTGCCGAATGCCCTCGTTGGGACGAACAGAACCACGCTTTATATTATGTGGATATCGACTCATTCCAGTTATGCCGTTATGACCTCGCCTCTGACTCACTAGAAACTCGTCAGTTCGATGAAGAAATTGGCTGCTTTTCTCTTACTGAGTCTGGTGGTTTTATTGCCGCATTTCGTTCAGGCGTGTATACGTTCGCCGATTTTCAAGGTGAACTCACGCCTTATTGGATAGCCGATTACGACATAAAAACCACACGCTTTAACGATGGGCGCTGTGATTTTAACGGTCGCTTCTTGGCTGGCACCATGTACGCCCCAAAGGACGCGTTTAAAGGCGCCTTATATCAATTTTCTGATAACAACAAGACGCTATTAGATCAAGCGGCTTGGACATCAAATGGGCTGGCGTTTTCCCCTGATGGCACAATTATGTATTATTCAGATACGCCAAATCATATTGTTTATAAATTTGATTATGATATGGAAACAGGCAAAGCCTCTAATAAAAACGTTTTTATTGAATTCCCTAGAGGCCTTGGTAGACCAGACGGTGCGGCGGTCGATACCGATGGAAACTACTGGTCAGCACTTTACGCAGGACAAAGAGTCGTCAAGATCAATCCACAAGGTAAC includes:
- a CDS encoding SMP-30/gluconolactonase/LRE family protein, with translation MLNVQCLIDARAKLAECPRWDEQNHALYYVDIDSFQLCRYDLASDSLETRQFDEEIGCFSLTESGGFIAAFRSGVYTFADFQGELTPYWIADYDIKTTRFNDGRCDFNGRFLAGTMYAPKDAFKGALYQFSDNNKTLLDQAAWTSNGLAFSPDGTIMYYSDTPNHIVYKFDYDMETGKASNKNVFIEFPRGLGRPDGAAVDTDGNYWSALYAGQRVVKINPQGNILEEYPVPAIYPTMVAFGGANMKTLFVTTCRAAHTDEELVSYPQAGGIFAIETSSTGLIEPRFKK